The window CAGCATCAGCTTCTGATTTAGTCCACAATGATatattgaagaagatgaaaatataatCCCTAAATATGGTTTTTCTATGTCCTTTGATTGCAAATAAAAGAAGGGTTATGGGTCAAAACGAGCTAAAAGACAAGCATAACTCAGCTgcactataaatatattatcgATCAAGAAGTCTATGATTCAATTCTTTATATCCATAAGGGTCGTGAAATTTGAACCTTTCCAGACTTTTCAATGCGATTTGACCTTATTTACCGTCGGGtattgaaaatggtaaaagttTTATGTAGAATTCATTTAAATGCACCTACACAACCATTCTTCAAAAtggaaattcaaattatttttccaaTGAACCACAGCACAGTATGATGTTCAACAGTTTAACTTCATATATTCTGTTACGTGAAAACAACCCCATTGAATAATTTGTTCGAATGAAgctaaaagagaaaagataagAGAAAAGGTATGACCTGAGCCGGGGCGCCGGGAGGGAGCATAGACAAGAGAACCTCACGAACGACGATCTGCTGTTGCATTCGGGTTTTCCCTTGCATTACTCTCTTTGAAACATCAACAAAcctttcataatcataaagaAAATCCCACCATAacccttctttcttcttcctttgctCTTTAGCATTTGcaaatttctccattttccttgCAAACAGTGTCATAAAAACCTTCTCGAACGGTCCATCattgtactttgttttctGCCCCAATGGAGCTGGCTCACCTGATGCCTCTGCTATCCCACATCTAATAAATCTGCTCTTTATCTTTCTATTCCTAATCTCCTTTGGAGGAGCTGTGAAGAATTGGATGCTTTGTAGCTTCAAAACCACCATCAAAAGCACTTCCtttaggaaaacaaaaaaactactttctttctttccttccaaCAAAATCTCTTCGGTATGGTTAGTAtatgtttcttcttccttcctaTTATTTCACTTTATCCAATATCATATCTTATGATGCTTAGAATAATTCAAAGTTTTGGGTGGCTGAAATAGccttacatttttttaccaTTCACAATCTTAAATGTTTGGCTAGCTTAGAACCATAAGGAAAGTTTTACGTCTTAGACCAATATCTTACGATCTAACTTTATATGTTCAAGAAAGACGAGACAACATCaaggaaacaaaactttaaaaagagGGCAATACAAGAGAAGTACGATAGGTATGTgtgaaatggaaaatgaaaacacgcattttgagattttttaaatgaataatatcatatcatcGTGAAAACCATATAATCAAATCACACAACTCGTTATCTTAAAAGAGTATACGTAATAATGGGTAAGtaatgttttgtgattttgatTCATAgagtttctttcttcttctatgaCTTGATGGCTTTTGACATGAGGATGAGGTTAGAAGTAGAGATGTGTGGTTGTGGTGTGTGAAGAAATGGATAGGAGCAATATGTGGTGAGtataaacacttcaaaatcaaCACTCACATGCTTGTGGGacaaaaaagatttgaaattctaCTAAAGTTagtttttatatagaaaaaaatggtctaACTCATGTGTTTCCTCGTTTTTCTCGATTTAAATCGTACTTTGAACATATACTCATTGCTTTTTGTCTATTTATTAGTCAGTCAATCAATTAAGTAGAATGATATTAGCTTTTAGAATTTACACCATCTCTttctcaaactcaaacaataAACTAGAGTTATTAGAATTTGAACTTCTAATATTTCTCAAGGGTACATAATTCATTGCTTTAACCAAAATTGGAGTAGTCTCCACAAAAGTTCCTTTGTCAACCTAATCAAAGTTACTAATATACTTGATACGACTTTTAACCATTATTGTCAACGACCGTTTTACATATGTTTTGAAATCGTACAAGCACATATATCATATTGATATCGATGTCTCTCTATTAGTGGGTCAAGTCAAGCcaattgtaattgttttttacaCATACCTTAGATTCTTTTAgttcaaattagaaataatgTGTTAAAGTGGAATTCAAAGTTGTATTAATTTCATAAGACTGCTCTCAAGTAGGTTTCACAAAGGTTTTACTTAGTcaatatgatatttaatagTAATTCATACATGCCATTGATGATcaccttttaattaattatttttgtgaatATGATCTATCATATATCATTCATTTTAAGTATTATGATCCCAAACTAATTGATTATTAACGTGAACACTTAATTTTACCAtaaaattcaatccaaatatatgattatatatagaataattCAAAGCATTGGGAAAATGACCTAAAAAccatgtattatatatatttttatcagctagtatataattgaaattaggGCTAATTAATTTTCTGATGAAAATGAACTTACATACtttgaaaaatacataaaaaacataaaacttttttagattatttggTTGTTGATGACCCCACAAActaacatatatacatatgattatattatatactttatcTCTTATGTTCcccatttgaattttatatatatatatttgatcatCAATCTTTTTCCCactttaataaaagaaaaagaaaaacctcaCCATGATGATCATGAGTTAACttccattttaaaacttgCCCACACACATATATCTTGCAATTCACTCCCTTCTAATTTGAGTATATGCATATGTTTATGTTTCCAAAATATAATAGTAACTAAGCATAAaggaataaaatttgattaataatttgaatatggCTATTTATGATCTAATACTCAAAAGTAGGCCAAAATGCTTCCATAATCTAagttgtatttgtatttacGTTATCTATGAGATTTTAGTCCTAAGGTTTAGAAGAGTTCGCTGTATATAGACTCTCTAACTCTATTGACGCGTTTGAATCTACAATATGATAGTTTCTTCTCTAATaataagttgttttttctGTTTACCTCTTAGGTGAGTGAACTGAACTGGTATATTGTTGATAAgcaatggaaaaaaattgattacaCGTAGGAGAATTAAGTTGAAAGTAGATATGCAACATTATATTCATAACATAAGCAAAGACAAGGTATTACATAAGCAAAGACATCCTTGTTGTTTCAACAATACTATTACCTATAGTACAGAATCAGATTCAAGAACATACGTATGGACACAAAAAGCTTAACAAATGCAGACGTACCGAGACTTTAAAGAACGATAAACCGAAAAATAAAGGGAACATTATTTCATGCAGAATCAAGATTATTCAAGTCTTTGAAGTATGGCTGTTCTTAAGGTCCTTTGATCTCTCCAGGCTACCGCATGTGGAACTCTAACAACAACATCTTGCAGCATCATTTCATTTACACTGGACAAACTTGCATGATGAACTTGAAGTCCCAATTCTTTTAGCACATTCAAAAGCCTTGCTGATGGGTAATTTTCATCTCTACATTGAACTCTTACCATTGCTTCTGACCCAATAAGTTGCACCTCtacattattgttgttgttgttgttgttgtttgtgtAACTCGTGATCGAGCTAATTGTTTGCTCAACCGTCGAGATCGTGCTGCTACTAGTTTGatgttgtgattgttttaGCTTAGACTCCAATTTTTGAACCTTGGACTTTAGCTCTTTGATATACTCTGCTGCATCAGCAAGTAACGAAGCTTTGTCCATTTTTGATACATTTGGAACCACTGATCGGAGCGCGTAGAATCGTTGGTTCAGCTTTTGTCGTCGCTGTCGTTCAGCTTCCACGTGGTTTACCGGCAGCGAGGACAACTCTGTTTTAATATTCTTTGCTGATCTCTTCCCCCTCTTCTTACCAACTGTGTTTTGAATCGATAAAGTTCTCAGAAATGATTTTAGATGACGAAATTTAAATACTGCATTCGAAATGAgtgtaaatatattattttaatctttgatTTATCGAtagagaattaaaataatgcaaTCGAGCTCACATAGTACATAATCATGAGAGAAATCTAAGAATCATGGCTATTTagttaaaagatttaaatcaCTTCTAAGATAAGTAACAGACAAcgaaatttatttaaaatccATCGTTAAACTAACCGTTACTGTTAATTTTGGTTGACATGAAGTTTCCATCAGAGTTATCAGAGAGGGAATCGGAGGACGACCCTCCTCCACCATGGCCCGTCTCTCGCTTGATGAAACCGGAGCACGACGGTGCTTGTGGTTGAATCATTCCTCCACCGCCAATACCCACATGATGatctttttgtttaaagagTGTAGAACTTGTACAAGACGAAGCAGATCCAAAAAGTGATTTTGCATACTGAACTAAACTCCAATCTTGTTTAATCAACTCAGAAGAACCCAATTCCAAAACCCCAACGGACgtagaaacaaaaaccaaCGTTTGAACCCCACGCAAACGTGCTTCTTTTACTCGTTCACAGTCGTACAAATAAAGGCCATTGTCCGCTGTCAACCAGATGTACGCGCTCGAGTCGAAAACCCGGCCGACCACATTATCTACTGCACCATACGTCTGGTTGATGGATCCCGTGTAGTACCTATTAAGAATATGAACAAATGATTAAACATACAATAATATCCATCGACTTTTATTCTCGATCATTTTGATCACTACAAGGCTAGTCGTTGTGTAACATATGAATCCACGATCTATAATATTCAACCTCATGCATAACCTCAATCTCTACtcaactgaaaaaaaaaagttatatagaGAATACTCCAACTTAAttatcatatttcaaaaatctGACATTTAAGTAATATTTTAACTGACTTGAACATATAGTATAGCACCAGAATCCATCCGTTTGAAACTTATGGAATTTCAATAACATTTTACCAAATAAGAAACTTCGTTTTCTCAAACTCTATTATATAACCATTGAGGAGGGAGAGCGTGAGAGAATATCAATAAACATAGCCATATAAGTTGAAACAAAAGCTTTTGAGTTTAGTGGTAACTTAATTTATATATCCCTACCATTCCAAGTTGACAAAATTGCCACCTTCCACTCGATCCATGGAAACGTCATCGAACCCAAAACTAATGAGTTGACagccaccaccaccaccaccgctGCCATTGCCGTCACGTAAATGGCCATCTCCCCAAGTGAAAACAAGATTTCCATTGATATCTTTAGAAGCCAACCAAAAAATGGAGTAAGCCCACCATTCATGGCGATTATGGAGGATAAATTGAAGCCTTTGTTGAAGAGTAGTATTTGAATTTGGTgatgaagaaggagaaataTTGATTTCATCCATAAGTAACAtacacaaaacaaattttttaaaaaaaaacacttgtttgttttaatttttttatgagatATATGGAGTAGTTATAGAAGATTAAATTGGAGAAGATGCTCAATAgggttaaaaaaaaggaaggtagagagaaatgaagataataatgtgaaaaatgaaacaattcatattatatagacagaagaaaatgaaaggaaaagaaaaaaacaatgtttttGGATCAACAAATTGAAAGGAGAGCCcactttttgtttgtgtttgctGTTTTAAATGTTGGgtaattcaatataattttttacacAAATTCCATGTGCTCAAATAGATCAATTCAACCTTTTTCAGGTTCATGTATatgtgtacatatatatatatatatattttcctgCTGTCTATTTCAATCTGTCTTAATTTCAAGAATATAATAGATTGGGGTTTGTATTTTGAGATACATGATGGAATTTAGGTAATATGAACAACAAAACAGTTTATGTTTTCCACAAAATCTTGTGCGTTTGTGTATTGTGTTCAAACTTGATCTTTGGGgtttcctcttcctttccctacattattttcatttcatctgTACAGCCATAGATATTGTTTGTTTCATATCTTTTTGAGATTTCTCCcaacacaaattattatttcttcaattataCAGATACTATTCTTTTGTTAACTCATTTCaactacaaatttttaatttgattctaaatttgtaatgatttaatttttatccaaaaaaaatttatgtcatatttgaaattgattctTTTGGGGTACGATCCAATGCATAGAAGACACGTGTGTTTTAatattctatttaaattatattcgAAATATTTATGtcttcttttctatatatatatatgctaattACTTTAAGCTTCTCAGTAAAAATGAACATGTTTAactcaattaaaattaaatatactgTAAGATGATTTTGTGAGAAGTTCGATTCACTCTTTCATAttggttaaagaaaaaagtaatatatatagattatcTTGTTATTTgtcttatttaatttctccaCACCAAAATAGTGTACGACTCAATTATTATGGAACCATGTGTTTAACGTCGTCcttcattatttgtatatgGCTattctcaaataaataaatagaaatatatatatatagtcttcAACGGTGgagtttccattttcttttagatttcaaaatgttatactTTCTGCTCTTAAATAtaggttttgttttcaacttAACTTCGACCTATATCATAATTATGTTAGAATTTCatcattataattttgagtttttgttgttttaattaactttgttCCTATGTTTCGtagtttacatttttttttatttgaactcactttctttatatattttatgtaattacttcattaaatttcataaaaattatctaattatcttcttttttttaaaaaaaaaatgttacatattagacaaaattagattaaattaattacaggATTGAAATTAAGATGTCACtaattatgtaatatttaGGTACACAAAATATTCTCATTCcatggaaataaaaatatacatagtGTGTTGAATGAATGAAGAACATAAGTGGGTGAGAGAAAAGTTGATTGTTATTTCCTTTTGacccaaaaatatatatatataaaaaaaaaaagaatataaaacaaaaagtataTGAAAATCCCCACCTCATTACTGACctaatcaaatcaattaattaccATAAGATacctttaaaaataaatcttcaaaaatagcaattgATATCAACTTTactaatttcatcattttatgCTTTATCTAATAAAGTTGTTAATTAGTTAGATGAAATTGTATAGTTAAGGCAAATTTTGACTAATCTAGAAGATAAAAGggcaatttttttcttcttctttctttctttcttatcatcatcttatttattactttaaaATTGAGACTAATGtaaattgaacatttttcttaacattAGCTTTTGCTTATGGAAGAATTATAAATGTGTTGAATTTAAATAGTGAATTGGTGTACACcattttaagtttgaaaaaataaaaaataaaataacaagaGTGTCACAACGAGAGCAATTATGTCAGTCGAGTTCGATTGACACTTTCTGTACTCTCAACTTAGTTAAGAGAATAAGAAATGTGAGAAAATAGACTTATGAGTAATAAATCGGTTAAAGATTACAcgtaaatataataactaaaaaaaccTCCTTTTTATGTaccttaattattttctccATATTTTGGATCAAATAGTGATGAGGCAacttagttgagatgtccaaCCTTCGACCTGATCTAGaactctttttttataaaaaaaagtacgtAAAACTTCATTTCATACCGACCAacttaatttttgttcttatcaAGAGTATGTTTGTTTCCAACAAGTTTTTCACAATTttgtataaactttttttaaaaaatttaagtttcaaaaatattttttcttagcATTTTTAACGAGAATAATAGTAaagagtaaaataaatattgaggCGAACATAACTCAACTGACATACAAATGTGTTTGCAATTAATTAAGGTGTATGTTGTTTgaatttctccttcttctattatattaaaacaatattcaAACCTTATTTCGTCGTTATTACACGTGCTACGTTCAAATTgagatattattttattgaaagaaaaaaaagttaaagagaaaatgaatcaAACCATATATAGCAAGTACATATTAAAGTTGGAGcatataatatttgatatatatgctTTGAATGTGGCAATTTTAATtaggtaatatatatatatattgtggtGTAAATTATTCtacaatatgaaatttaacacctaattatatatatctttgtcaattatattattcacTTCCAAAGTTCCTTTAGCActtatcaaaatcaattttattatgtatttatttttgtccttGCTTGTAAATAGAGATAAATGCATGTCCTTCCTTGCAAATTAACATCCTTTtcaattcttaattattacaaCTACCTTAGCTATCTACTTTAGGGTCTACATATAATAGATTAGGGGGAAATTTTTGTTAGGGGgtcaacatttttataaatttatatatatacatacattcaTATTTGTTCATCATTGTTTTCGTCATATCGTTCGaaactaaaactatttatcattttcttaaattctaatttatttttaactagAGAATTtatcaacaaagaaaaaacgaCATAGAACCGAGAATAGAATAATTTACTATATTAGTGGAACGAATATTCGAGAAAAATCTCAACCGAGAGACTTTCTCTCTTAGCAAATGTATCaattaatatacaaatttataagattgatttttcataagaatatatcaaatttagttggtagaaattaattaagcttCTAAACGTACTTATATACTAATCAcgaaatttaaaagtttcgATCCCTTATATATTAATACAAAAGTATAAATTCATAACCTACTAAACATCTTTGAAATCTAGGAAGAATCTattagttgaaattttgattaggGATGGATGAcctatgatatatatatatatatatatacttattaaGTTTGATAATGAAGAACTAAAACagtaaagaaataattcaaaacatgatttctaaattaaagAGTAAATTTGTACGATTTTACtcaaaaagtatatattataaaatcatGAGATGATTACCAAATTAGAGATAAGAGGAAATGGAGATCAATCAaaccatatattttaaattttaggaaatttagtaagaattaagaattatatattttgagcttttttaattttctctcaaaataataataacaatatataattttgaagaaataaacaatgataatgatgatgatgatttgATTCAatgataatgatgatgatgatttgatttgattgggGTTTGGTCCCTTCCACATCTCTCTATCCTTTTactcttaatttgttttctgtATTTGTGATTTGATTGGAGCTTAGGTTTGTTCATGGGGATGCAACCCCCAAGAACTTACCTTAATTTCCTCGTGtgccaatttcattttcaatgcTTTCCATTAAATTCGTATGATTTTATGTTATCAACTTGAGTATGGTTGACTTTTGTTTCGTTTGGACCTGTGATTTTGGACAAGAAGAGTTCGACCTCTTTTTGTAACCATCTCTTTGGTAACTTGGTCCCCGAATGTGGTCTTCCACGGATTGCTTTTAATTTAGGTTAGGGGCTTCCGTTTTGTGATTTGAGGAGGTCTAAAAGAATACAATGATACCTTCTAGCATGGTTGTCATCCTTGTCGGAAATGCGACCAAAAGTCCGTTAGATCACAAGAGGATGATCGTATAAGTATATCATATCATTATGGAAATATGTTGAGGGTTCTTATAACTAAATCTAATATCACGCCGtattaaatatcaatattaaacaacttaatcttaatataTGTGGCTAAATGAATTATACCTCTATTCGATACTATTAAAGTTATGGTTGATAATTGATATCTGTggtcattttaaatttacatgaCTTTGATAAATAAGATATGCAACCACATTTATGTGCACATATTTAATGTCCTTTTATCTATTATCATCAACTTCACAGTTGGTTGAACtaatgagagaaaaagataGTCAAAGTAGTTGttaattgttttaagtttaaagacaaaaatagaataaatattctaattagCTAAAAGGTGTAAAGATAtcataaagaaatatttttaaaaaatgataaagacatagaaaactatataaaccattgataaaaatattgataaaatgtcgATATCAATGTTAATAAAGTACAACCGTCGGCTTCGGATCGTACAGTTGATTACCAATCGTTTTGATCGTTGATGATTGATCTTAATTGCTTGTGACCTACAACTTTGGACGTTACTATCGTGGGTGAACATCTTGATCGACGACAACCAATTGTTATCGTTAATTATTGATCTCATGCCTATTAACAAGTGATTAGTGattgtaattatatatcacatatatacCATGGGATTGAATGATCAATAGCCATAATCCATAACGATTGATTGCTACGATGGTTGACGACCAACCAATCGTCTTAAAATTGGCTGACCGTTGATCGTCTTCACCATTGATCAACACAAGTGTCTTCACTAAGGCTTCCTATACTCCTTCCCATGGGATTGAATAGTAAACACTATTCAAGCCCAtggattacattttttttctaattgaatAGTAAGTACTCCAAAATCCACTCTAGCACCCATTGTCAGTCGACCACTAGGTGTCATTTTTTACAAACTCAATGGACGAACTTCCGACCACTACTACTTTTGCAACAGCTATTTATaccttgaaaaattaaaaaaatgaatttttgaaaactttttttttatctgaGTCA of the Cucumis sativus cultivar 9930 chromosome 3, Cucumber_9930_V3, whole genome shotgun sequence genome contains:
- the LOC101210622 gene encoding transcription factor bHLH14 isoform X1 gives rise to the protein MLLMDEINISPSSSPNSNTTLQQRLQFILHNRHEWWAYSIFWLASKDINGNLVFTWGDGHLRDGNGSGGGGGGCQLISFGFDDVSMDRVEGGNFVNLEWYYTGSINQTYGAVDNVVGRVFDSSAYIWLTADNGLYLYDCERVKEARLRGVQTLVFVSTSVGVLELGSSELIKQDWSLVQYAKSLFGSASSCTSSTLFKQKDHHVGIGGGGMIQPQAPSCSGFIKRETGHGGGGSSSDSLSDNSDGNFMSTKINSNVFKFRHLKSFLRTLSIQNTVGKKRGKRSAKNIKTELSSLPVNHVEAERQRRQKLNQRFYALRSVVPNVSKMDKASLLADAAEYIKELKSKVQKLESKLKQSQHQTSSSTISTVEQTISSITSYTNNNNNNNNNVEVQLIGSEAMVRVQCRDENYPSARLLNVLKELGLQVHHASLSSVNEMMLQDVVVRVPHAVAWRDQRTLRTAILQRLE
- the LOC101210622 gene encoding transcription factor MYC3 isoform X2; translation: MLLMDEINISPSSSPNSNTTLQQRLQFILHNRHEWWAYSIFWLASKDINGNLVFTWGDGHLRDGNGSGGGGGGCQLISFGFDDVSMDRVEGGNFVNLEWYYTGSINQTYGAVDNVVGRVFDSSAYIWLTADNGLYLYDCERVKEARLRGVQTLVFVSTSVGVLELGSSELIKQDWSLVQYAKSLFGSASSCTSSTLFKQKDHHVGIGGGGMIQPQAPSCSGFIKRETGHGGGGSSSDSLSDNSDGNFMSTKINSNVGKKRGKRSAKNIKTELSSLPVNHVEAERQRRQKLNQRFYALRSVVPNVSKMDKASLLADAAEYIKELKSKVQKLESKLKQSQHQTSSSTISTVEQTISSITSYTNNNNNNNNNVEVQLIGSEAMVRVQCRDENYPSARLLNVLKELGLQVHHASLSSVNEMMLQDVVVRVPHAVAWRDQRTLRTAILQRLE